A region of Polyangiaceae bacterium DNA encodes the following proteins:
- the kdpF gene encoding K(+)-transporting ATPase subunit F has product MSTLYWIGAVVSALLFVYLVVAMLKPESLQ; this is encoded by the coding sequence ATGTCCACTCTCTACTGGATCGGTGCGGTCGTGTCGGCGCTCCTGTTCGTCTACCTGGTGGTCGCAATGCTGAAGCCGGAGTCCCTGCAATGA
- the kdpA gene encoding potassium-transporting ATPase subunit KdpA, whose amino-acid sequence MSWQSWAQILLFFAVLLAAVKPLGSYMARVYEGEPVLLEKVFGSIERLIYRLAGVERDADDHWKSYAVGMLVFNISGLVVVYLLQRLQGSLPLNPQALPAVTPDSSWNTATSFATNTNWQGYAGEATLSYLTQMLGLTVQNFVSAATGMAVLVALIRGLARRSATGIGSFWVDVTRGTLYVLLPLSFVVALGLVSQGVVQTFSSYQTVPLVEGLKDADGKAVVGQVLALGPAASQIAIKQLGTNGGGFFSVNSAHPFENPTGLANMIELLSILIIAAALCHTFGKMVKDTRQGWAVLAAMLAIFVPLFLLCLWQEQAGNPALAALGADQAPNALHAGGNMEGKEARFGIGASTLWATATTAASNGSVNSMHDSFTPLGGLAPLWLMQLGEIIFGGVGSGLYGMLMFAIVAVFVAGLMVGRTPEYLGKKIEAYEMKMASITILVPPAIVLSGTAVAVVSAGGLETVYNPGAHGFSEVLYAFSSAGNNNGSAFAGLGANTPFYNTALGLAMFFARYWLAIPVLAVAGSLAQKKTVPQGAGTLPTHTPLFVVMLVATIVVVGALTFIPSLALGPIVEQLMLHSAV is encoded by the coding sequence ATGAGCTGGCAGTCCTGGGCGCAGATCCTGCTGTTCTTCGCGGTGCTGCTCGCCGCCGTGAAGCCCCTGGGCAGCTACATGGCGCGCGTCTACGAGGGCGAGCCGGTGCTGCTCGAGAAGGTTTTCGGGTCCATCGAACGGTTGATCTACCGCCTCGCCGGAGTCGAACGCGACGCGGACGATCACTGGAAGAGCTACGCGGTAGGCATGCTGGTCTTCAACATCTCCGGGCTGGTCGTGGTCTACCTGCTCCAGCGCCTGCAGGGCTCCCTGCCGCTGAACCCGCAGGCCCTCCCGGCGGTGACCCCGGACAGCTCCTGGAACACGGCCACGAGCTTCGCCACCAACACGAACTGGCAAGGCTACGCCGGGGAAGCGACGCTGTCGTACCTGACGCAGATGCTCGGCCTGACGGTGCAGAACTTCGTGTCCGCAGCGACTGGAATGGCGGTGCTCGTCGCCCTCATCCGAGGGCTCGCGCGGAGGAGCGCCACCGGCATCGGCAGCTTCTGGGTCGATGTCACTCGCGGCACGCTCTACGTGCTCTTGCCGCTCTCGTTCGTGGTCGCGCTGGGCCTGGTCTCCCAAGGCGTGGTGCAGACGTTCTCGAGCTACCAGACCGTCCCGCTGGTGGAAGGGCTGAAGGACGCCGACGGCAAGGCGGTCGTCGGTCAGGTGCTGGCGCTCGGCCCGGCCGCCTCGCAGATCGCCATCAAGCAGCTCGGCACGAACGGTGGCGGCTTCTTCAGTGTCAACTCCGCTCATCCGTTCGAGAACCCGACGGGCCTCGCGAACATGATCGAGCTGCTCTCGATCCTGATCATCGCCGCCGCGCTCTGTCACACCTTCGGCAAGATGGTGAAGGACACCCGGCAGGGCTGGGCCGTCTTGGCCGCCATGTTGGCGATCTTCGTCCCGCTCTTCCTGCTCTGCCTGTGGCAGGAGCAGGCGGGAAACCCGGCGCTCGCGGCGCTGGGCGCCGACCAGGCTCCGAACGCGCTCCACGCGGGCGGCAACATGGAAGGCAAGGAGGCGCGCTTCGGCATCGGTGCCTCCACGCTCTGGGCGACGGCGACCACCGCGGCTTCGAACGGCTCCGTCAACTCCATGCACGACTCGTTCACGCCGCTCGGCGGGCTGGCCCCACTCTGGCTGATGCAGCTCGGCGAGATCATCTTCGGCGGCGTCGGCTCGGGCCTCTACGGCATGCTGATGTTCGCCATCGTCGCGGTGTTCGTGGCGGGGCTCATGGTCGGCCGCACGCCAGAGTATCTGGGCAAGAAGATCGAGGCCTACGAGATGAAGATGGCCTCGATCACCATCCTGGTACCCCCGGCAATCGTGCTCTCTGGAACCGCGGTCGCGGTCGTCTCGGCCGGCGGCCTGGAGACCGTGTACAACCCCGGCGCCCACGGCTTCAGCGAAGTTCTGTACGCGTTCTCGTCGGCGGGGAACAACAACGGCAGCGCGTTCGCCGGCCTCGGCGCCAACACGCCGTTTTACAACACGGCCCTCGGCCTCGCGATGTTCTTCGCCCGCTACTGGCTGGCGATCCCCGTGCTCGCCGTCGCCGGCTCGCTGGCGCAGAAGAAGACCGTCCCGCAGGGCGCGGGCACCCTCCCCACCCATACCCCGCTGTTCGTCGTGATGCTCGTGGCCACCATCGTCGTAGTCGGTGCGCTCACGTTCATCCCTTCACTCGCGCTCGGCCCGATCGTCGAGCAGCTGATGCTGCACTCCGCAGTCTGA
- the kdpC gene encoding potassium-transporting ATPase subunit KdpC yields MWKELRPALVVLGAMTLLTGVAYPLLVTGVAQAAFPRQANGSVIVKDGKPVGSELIGQQFSEPKYFWGRLSATGPVPYNAGVSSGSNYGPLNPALHEAAKARVAALRAADPQATGAIPVDLVTASGSGLDPHISPAAAEFQLRRVAKARGLDEARVRALVTQHTSPRQLGVLGEPVVNVLGLNLALDGHGR; encoded by the coding sequence ATGTGGAAAGAACTGAGACCCGCCCTGGTCGTTCTGGGCGCCATGACTCTGCTGACCGGTGTCGCCTATCCCCTGCTGGTCACCGGCGTGGCGCAGGCCGCTTTTCCCCGTCAGGCGAACGGCAGTGTGATCGTGAAAGACGGGAAACCCGTCGGCTCCGAGCTCATCGGCCAGCAGTTCAGCGAGCCGAAGTACTTCTGGGGGCGCCTGTCGGCCACGGGCCCGGTGCCCTACAACGCCGGCGTCTCGTCGGGCTCGAACTACGGTCCACTGAACCCCGCCCTCCACGAAGCCGCCAAGGCGCGCGTCGCGGCGCTGCGCGCAGCCGATCCGCAGGCGACCGGCGCGATCCCGGTGGATCTGGTCACCGCCTCCGGCAGCGGCCTCGACCCTCACATCTCGCCGGCCGCCGCCGAGTTTCAGCTGCGGCGTGTGGCCAAGGCGCGCGGGTTGGACGAGGCGCGGGTGCGGGCGCTGGTGACCCAGCACACGTCGCCGCGCCAGCTGGGCGTCCTGGGCGAGCCAGTGGTGAACGTGCTCGGCTTGAACCTGGCCCTCGACGGGCACGGGAGGTGA
- a CDS encoding sensor histidine kinase KdpD, producing the protein MNDGRPDPERLLLRAEAEEAEERKKLRGRLTIFFGAAPGVGKTYAMLQEASFERDVEDRDVVVGVVETHGRFETTTLLAGFERLPRREVEYRGTTLDEFDLDAALARKPSLLLVDELAHTNAEGSRHPKRWQDVEELLEAGIDVMTTLNVQHVESLNDLVARVTGVVVRETVPDSVIDSADEIKLIDLPPEELLERLREGKVYVPAQAERAMENFFRKGNLIALRELALRTTAERVDADMQAWRRAQGIEKTWGISERILVCISPSPHSAPLLRAGRRIAARLHADWFAVNVETPATQSLPATERARLSAHLRLAESLGAATVTLSGQRAAEELLKFAREHGVTKIVVGKQRVLRWRDRLRTSFVDELILGSGDIDVYVTAGEQEDAEPKERPAARLAPAPGSGALREYAMGAAVVAATTLVAYAVFGRDPLADVVMTYLLGIVLVSMRFRFRVALASAVLSVLAFDVFFIPPYLTFSVADLRHVVTFAVMLLVAVVIAGLTQRVKDQAQFAKTSERRTAVLYALSRDLGESIDEGNQARIACRHLEDVFDATVAVFTRSATGDTELLQASAGLSAPLDKEVGVVRWVANQAKDAGIGTDNVPGAQGLYVPLAAASGEVLGVLGLYPKNPERLSDPEQRRLVQSLALQIASAMERARLAGEAQRARVRMETEQLRSSLLSSVSHDLRTPLAVMKGAASSIVDDDAALPPETRRDLAQTLLEETERLERLVANLLDMTRLESGAVRVEKEWQSVEEIVGGALARTERQLARHPVEVSVPPDLLLPCDGVLVEQALVNLLENAAKHTPEGTAVEISAARAEHDVTLCVADRGPGLAPGEERQVFEKFHRGPSEQATPGFGLGLAICRAIALAHGGRIHARNRSEGGAAFELTLPVEGEPPSAPPPEIPDKSGSVEAG; encoded by the coding sequence ATGAACGACGGGCGCCCCGATCCTGAGCGGCTCTTGCTCCGAGCGGAAGCGGAGGAGGCGGAGGAGCGCAAGAAGCTGCGCGGGCGCCTGACCATCTTCTTCGGCGCGGCGCCGGGAGTCGGCAAGACCTACGCGATGCTCCAGGAGGCCAGCTTCGAGCGCGACGTCGAGGACCGCGACGTGGTCGTGGGCGTGGTGGAGACCCACGGCCGGTTCGAGACCACGACCCTGCTCGCCGGGTTCGAGCGGCTCCCGCGGCGCGAGGTCGAATACCGCGGGACGACCCTGGACGAGTTCGACCTCGACGCGGCGCTGGCGCGCAAGCCCAGTCTCTTGCTCGTGGACGAGCTGGCGCACACCAACGCCGAAGGCTCGCGGCACCCGAAGCGTTGGCAGGACGTGGAGGAGCTGCTCGAGGCGGGCATCGACGTGATGACCACGCTCAACGTGCAGCACGTCGAGAGCCTGAACGACCTGGTGGCGCGCGTCACCGGCGTGGTCGTGCGCGAGACCGTGCCGGATTCGGTGATCGACAGCGCCGACGAGATCAAGCTGATCGACTTGCCGCCGGAGGAGCTGCTCGAGCGTTTGCGCGAGGGCAAGGTGTACGTGCCGGCACAGGCCGAGCGCGCGATGGAGAACTTCTTTCGGAAGGGAAACCTGATCGCGCTGCGCGAGCTGGCGCTGCGCACCACGGCCGAGCGCGTGGACGCCGACATGCAGGCCTGGCGCCGCGCACAGGGCATCGAGAAGACCTGGGGCATCAGCGAGCGCATTTTGGTCTGCATCAGCCCGAGCCCGCACTCGGCCCCGCTGTTGCGCGCCGGCCGGCGCATCGCCGCCAGGCTCCACGCCGACTGGTTCGCGGTGAACGTGGAGACGCCGGCGACCCAGTCCCTGCCGGCGACCGAGCGCGCGCGCTTGTCGGCGCACCTGCGGCTGGCCGAGAGCCTCGGCGCAGCGACAGTCACTCTCAGCGGCCAGCGCGCCGCCGAAGAGTTGCTGAAGTTCGCGCGAGAGCACGGCGTCACCAAGATCGTCGTCGGCAAGCAGCGCGTCTTGCGCTGGCGCGACCGTCTTCGGACCTCGTTCGTGGACGAGTTGATCCTGGGCAGCGGGGACATCGACGTCTACGTGACCGCCGGCGAGCAGGAGGACGCGGAGCCCAAGGAGCGGCCTGCGGCGCGCCTCGCGCCGGCGCCGGGAAGCGGCGCGCTGCGAGAGTACGCGATGGGTGCTGCGGTGGTGGCGGCGACGACCCTGGTTGCCTATGCCGTCTTCGGTCGAGACCCGCTGGCCGACGTGGTCATGACCTACCTGCTCGGCATCGTGCTGGTGTCGATGCGGTTTCGCTTTCGAGTGGCGCTCGCCAGCGCGGTGCTGAGCGTGCTGGCGTTCGACGTCTTCTTCATTCCCCCGTACCTCACCTTCTCCGTGGCGGACCTGCGCCACGTCGTCACCTTCGCCGTCATGTTGCTGGTCGCGGTGGTGATCGCCGGGCTCACCCAGCGCGTGAAGGACCAGGCCCAGTTCGCCAAGACCAGCGAGCGCCGCACGGCCGTGCTCTACGCCCTGAGTCGCGACCTGGGCGAGTCGATCGACGAGGGCAACCAGGCGCGGATCGCCTGCCGCCACCTCGAGGACGTGTTCGACGCGACGGTCGCGGTGTTCACCCGGAGCGCGACCGGTGACACCGAGCTCTTGCAGGCGAGCGCTGGGCTGAGCGCGCCGCTCGACAAGGAAGTAGGCGTCGTGCGCTGGGTGGCGAACCAAGCCAAGGACGCGGGGATCGGCACCGACAACGTGCCGGGAGCGCAGGGGCTCTACGTGCCACTCGCGGCGGCGAGCGGCGAGGTGCTCGGCGTGCTCGGCCTGTATCCGAAGAACCCGGAGCGCTTGTCGGATCCGGAGCAGCGCCGGCTCGTCCAGAGCCTCGCGCTCCAGATAGCCTCTGCGATGGAACGCGCGCGCCTCGCCGGCGAAGCGCAACGCGCGCGCGTGCGCATGGAGACCGAGCAGCTCAGGAGCAGCCTGCTCTCGTCCGTTTCTCACGACCTCCGGACACCGCTCGCCGTGATGAAGGGAGCCGCCAGCTCCATCGTGGACGACGACGCGGCGCTACCCCCGGAGACGCGCAGGGACCTGGCCCAGACCCTGCTCGAGGAGACGGAGCGACTGGAGCGCCTGGTGGCCAACTTGCTCGACATGACGCGGCTCGAGTCGGGCGCCGTGCGCGTGGAGAAGGAGTGGCAGTCGGTCGAGGAGATCGTCGGAGGCGCTCTGGCTCGTACGGAGCGCCAACTCGCGCGCCACCCCGTCGAGGTGAGCGTTCCCCCGGACCTGCTCTTGCCGTGCGACGGCGTTCTGGTCGAGCAAGCGCTGGTGAACCTGCTCGAGAACGCTGCGAAGCACACGCCCGAAGGCACCGCGGTGGAGATCTCCGCCGCGCGAGCCGAGCACGACGTGACGCTCTGCGTGGCTGACCGCGGCCCGGGTCTCGCCCCTGGAGAGGAGCGACAGGTATTCGAGAAGTTCCATCGCGGCCCCTCCGAGCAGGCGACGCCGGGCTTCGGTCTGGGGCTGGCCATCTGCCGCGCCATCGCCCTCGCTCACGGCGGTCGCATCCACGCTCGGAACCGCAGCGAGGGCGGTGCGGCGTTCGAGCTCACCCTGCCGGTGGAGGGCGAGCCGCCGAGCGCCCCGCCGCCCGAGATCCCGGACAAGTCCGGCAGCGTCGAGGCCGGATGA
- the kdpB gene encoding potassium-transporting ATPase subunit KdpB has product MATPDTHHRPRGAARPLFDPPIVRRAVLDAFKKLDPRHQVRNPVMLVVEVCSVLTTALFVQALVGVGEAPASFIGGISAWLWFTVLFANFAEAMAEGRGKAQADTLRKARQDIQAKQLHKPRRDATQTLVSAATLRKGDHVLVEAGDFVPGDGEIVDGIASVDESAITGESAPVIRESGGDRSAVTGGTRVLSDWIVVRITSNPGETFLDRMISLVEGAKRQKTPNEIALDILLAALTIIFLLATVTLLPYSLYSVQAAGKGSVVTVTVLVALLVCLIPTTIGGLLSAIGIAGMDRMIQANIIATSGRAVEAAGDVDVLLLDKTGTITLGNRQATAFLPAQGVRESELADAAQLSSLADETPEGRSIVVLAKEKHGFRERDVHELGARFVPFSAHTRMSGVDLDGREIRKGATDAIEAYVREKGGSMPADVKRSVEEISHQGGTPLVVAEGSRVLGVIQLKDIVKGGIKERFAELRKMGIKTVMITGDNPLTAAAIAAEAGVDDFLAEATPQAKLDLIRDHQKGGRLVAMTGDGTNDAPALAQADVAVAMNTGTQAAKEAGNMVDLDSNPTKLIEVVEIGKQLLMTRGALTTFSIANDVAKYFAIIPAAFATTYPALGALNVMRLATPESAILSAVIFNAIVIIFLIPLALRGIGYKPISASELLSRHLFVYGLGGLVVPFVGIKLIDLLLVVLGLA; this is encoded by the coding sequence ATGGCCACCCCGGACACCCACCACCGCCCGCGCGGAGCTGCTCGCCCGCTGTTCGATCCTCCGATCGTGCGGCGAGCCGTTCTCGACGCCTTCAAGAAGCTCGACCCCCGTCACCAGGTTCGGAACCCGGTGATGCTGGTGGTGGAGGTGTGCAGCGTGCTCACCACGGCACTCTTCGTACAGGCCTTGGTCGGAGTGGGGGAGGCGCCGGCGAGCTTCATCGGCGGCATCTCGGCCTGGCTCTGGTTCACCGTGCTGTTCGCGAACTTCGCCGAGGCGATGGCCGAAGGGCGCGGCAAGGCGCAGGCCGACACGCTGCGGAAGGCGCGGCAGGACATCCAGGCCAAACAGCTCCACAAGCCGAGGCGCGACGCCACGCAGACGCTGGTGTCGGCGGCGACGCTCAGGAAGGGCGATCACGTGCTGGTCGAAGCTGGGGACTTCGTGCCGGGTGACGGCGAGATCGTCGACGGTATCGCGTCGGTGGACGAGAGCGCGATCACCGGCGAGAGCGCGCCTGTGATCCGCGAGAGCGGCGGCGACCGCAGCGCCGTCACCGGCGGCACACGCGTCCTGTCGGATTGGATCGTGGTGAGGATCACCAGCAACCCTGGCGAGACCTTCCTCGATCGCATGATCAGCCTGGTCGAGGGAGCGAAGCGCCAGAAGACGCCGAACGAGATCGCGCTCGACATCCTCCTGGCGGCGCTCACCATCATCTTCCTGCTGGCGACGGTGACGCTCTTGCCGTACTCGCTCTACAGCGTCCAGGCCGCAGGCAAGGGGAGCGTGGTCACGGTCACGGTGCTGGTGGCGCTGCTCGTGTGCCTGATCCCGACCACCATCGGCGGCCTGCTCTCGGCCATCGGCATCGCGGGCATGGATCGCATGATCCAGGCGAACATCATCGCCACCAGCGGGCGCGCCGTGGAGGCCGCCGGTGACGTGGACGTGCTCCTGCTCGACAAGACCGGGACCATCACCCTCGGCAATCGCCAGGCCACCGCGTTCTTGCCGGCTCAGGGTGTGCGGGAGTCGGAGCTGGCGGACGCTGCTCAGCTCTCCTCGCTCGCGGACGAGACCCCGGAGGGCCGCAGCATCGTCGTCTTGGCCAAGGAGAAACACGGCTTCCGCGAGCGCGACGTGCACGAGCTCGGTGCGCGCTTCGTGCCATTCTCGGCCCACACGCGCATGAGCGGCGTCGATCTCGACGGCCGCGAGATCCGCAAGGGAGCGACGGACGCCATCGAGGCTTACGTGCGCGAGAAGGGCGGCAGCATGCCGGCCGACGTCAAACGCAGCGTGGAGGAGATCTCCCACCAAGGCGGGACGCCGCTCGTGGTCGCCGAGGGAAGCAGGGTGCTCGGCGTGATCCAGCTCAAGGACATCGTGAAGGGTGGGATCAAGGAGCGTTTCGCCGAGCTCCGCAAGATGGGCATCAAGACCGTGATGATCACCGGCGACAACCCCCTGACCGCCGCTGCCATCGCCGCCGAGGCTGGCGTGGACGACTTCCTGGCGGAGGCGACGCCGCAGGCCAAGCTCGATCTGATCCGCGACCATCAGAAGGGCGGACGCCTGGTCGCCATGACCGGAGACGGCACCAACGACGCGCCCGCGCTCGCTCAGGCCGACGTCGCGGTCGCGATGAACACCGGCACGCAGGCCGCCAAGGAGGCCGGCAACATGGTGGACCTGGACTCGAACCCGACCAAGCTGATCGAGGTCGTCGAGATCGGTAAGCAGCTACTGATGACCCGCGGCGCGCTGACCACCTTCAGCATCGCCAACGACGTCGCCAAGTACTTCGCCATCATCCCCGCCGCGTTCGCCACGACCTATCCTGCTCTCGGCGCCCTCAACGTCATGCGCCTGGCGACTCCGGAGAGCGCCATCCTGTCGGCGGTGATCTTCAACGCCATCGTGATCATCTTCTTGATCCCGCTGGCGCTGCGCGGCATCGGCTACAAGCCGATCAGCGCCTCCGAGCTGCTCTCCAGGCACCTGTTCGTGTACGGGCTCGGCGGGCTGGTCGTACCGTTCGTCGGAATCAAGCTGATCGACCTCTTGCTCGTGGTGCTCGGTCTTGCGTGA
- a CDS encoding TrpB-like pyridoxal phosphate-dependent enzyme, with protein sequence MNDHVKYTLDESEIPKAWYNIAADLPVPLSPPLHPGTGQPIGPDDLAPLFPMSLIQQEVSAERWIEIPEPVRDVYRQWRVTPLYRARRLEKALGTPAKIYYKYEGTSPSGSHKPNTAVPQAFYNREAGIRRISTETGAGQWGSSLAFAGALFGIAVKVYMVKVSFDQKPYRKALMQAYGAECVASPSNETESGRAILAAHPNSPGSLGIAISEAVEVAAKNDDTKYALGSVLNHVLLHQTVIGLEALKQLEMAGDFPDFVIGCAGGGSNFAGIAFPFLGEQLRGGKKVRVVACEPAACPTLTRGKYAYDFGDTGKLTPLVKMHTLGSSFIPPAFHAGGLRYHGMAPLVSHVQELGLIESRAFHQKPCFEAALQFARAEGIIPAPESSHAVRAALDEALRCREEGVSRVILFNLSGHGHFDMGAYTDFLSGKLEDRDYDEKELSAALGQLPQVALS encoded by the coding sequence GTGAACGACCACGTGAAGTACACGCTCGACGAGTCCGAAATCCCGAAGGCTTGGTACAACATTGCGGCGGACTTGCCGGTGCCGCTCTCGCCACCGTTGCATCCGGGCACCGGTCAACCCATCGGCCCCGACGATCTGGCGCCGCTCTTCCCGATGTCGCTGATCCAGCAAGAGGTCAGCGCCGAACGCTGGATCGAGATCCCGGAGCCCGTCCGCGACGTGTATCGCCAGTGGCGGGTGACGCCGCTGTATCGCGCGCGTCGTCTGGAGAAGGCGCTGGGGACCCCGGCGAAGATCTACTACAAGTACGAAGGCACGAGCCCGAGCGGCAGCCACAAGCCGAACACCGCCGTGCCGCAGGCCTTCTACAACCGCGAGGCGGGCATCCGGCGCATCAGCACCGAGACGGGCGCCGGGCAGTGGGGGTCGTCGCTGGCGTTCGCCGGCGCGCTCTTCGGCATCGCAGTGAAGGTCTACATGGTCAAGGTGAGCTTCGACCAGAAGCCGTACCGCAAGGCCTTGATGCAGGCCTACGGCGCCGAGTGCGTCGCGAGCCCCAGCAACGAGACGGAGTCTGGCCGCGCCATCCTGGCGGCGCACCCGAACAGCCCCGGCAGCTTGGGGATCGCCATCAGCGAGGCCGTGGAGGTCGCGGCCAAGAACGACGACACCAAGTACGCGCTCGGCAGCGTGCTGAACCACGTGCTCCTGCACCAGACCGTCATCGGCCTGGAGGCGCTGAAGCAGCTGGAAATGGCCGGCGACTTCCCGGATTTCGTCATCGGCTGCGCGGGGGGTGGCTCCAACTTCGCAGGCATCGCCTTCCCGTTCCTGGGCGAGCAGCTGCGCGGGGGCAAGAAGGTGCGCGTCGTCGCCTGCGAGCCCGCGGCCTGCCCCACGCTGACCCGGGGCAAATACGCCTACGACTTCGGCGACACCGGGAAGCTCACGCCGCTGGTGAAGATGCACACCCTGGGCTCGAGCTTCATTCCCCCGGCCTTCCACGCCGGCGGTCTGCGCTACCACGGCATGGCCCCGCTGGTGAGCCACGTCCAGGAGCTCGGGCTGATCGAGTCCCGCGCCTTCCACCAGAAGCCGTGCTTCGAGGCCGCCCTGCAGTTTGCCCGCGCGGAGGGCATCATCCCGGCGCCGGAGTCGAGCCACGCGGTCCGTGCGGCCCTGGACGAGGCGCTGCGCTGTCGCGAAGAGGGCGTCTCTCGCGTCATCCTCTTCAACCTGTCGGGCCACGGGCACTTCGACATGGGCGCCTACACGGACTTCCTGAGCGGCAAGCTCGAGGATCGCGACTACGACGAGAAGGAGCTGTCGGCCGCGCTGGGACAGCTTCCGCAGGTCGCGCTCAGCTGA
- a CDS encoding response regulator, giving the protein MNPTSPLILVVEDEPQMRRFLRGSLGTHGYRILEAVNGEEGLARAAAHSPDVVLLDLGLPDLDGLEVTRRLRQWTSLPVIVISARGRDEDKVRALDAGADDYLTKPFSVAELLARIRVALRHAGRGKRDQEESTFRVGDLRIEFARRQVFAGEAEVHLTPTEYKLLSVLARHAGRVLTHRQLLREVWGPEHVGHTEYLRVFVGQLRHKLEATPARPRYLVNEPAVGYLLKVD; this is encoded by the coding sequence ATGAACCCGACGAGCCCCCTGATCCTGGTCGTCGAGGACGAGCCGCAGATGCGCCGGTTCTTGCGCGGCTCACTCGGCACGCACGGCTATCGCATCCTGGAGGCGGTCAACGGCGAGGAGGGACTGGCTCGGGCCGCCGCGCACAGCCCCGACGTGGTCCTGCTGGACCTCGGCTTGCCGGACCTCGATGGTCTGGAGGTGACGAGGCGGCTCAGGCAGTGGACATCGCTGCCGGTGATCGTGATCTCGGCGCGCGGCCGGGACGAGGACAAGGTGCGCGCGCTCGACGCAGGAGCCGACGACTACCTCACCAAGCCATTCAGCGTCGCCGAGCTGCTCGCGCGCATTCGCGTCGCGCTTCGTCATGCCGGTCGCGGCAAGCGCGATCAAGAGGAGTCGACCTTCCGCGTCGGCGACCTACGCATCGAGTTCGCCAGACGCCAGGTGTTCGCCGGTGAGGCCGAGGTGCACCTGACGCCCACCGAATACAAGCTGCTCAGCGTTCTGGCGCGTCACGCGGGGCGCGTGCTGACCCACCGCCAGCTCCTCAGAGAAGTGTGGGGGCCGGAGCACGTGGGGCACACGGAGTACCTGCGCGTGTTCGTCGGACAGCTCCGCCACAAGCTCGAGGCCACGCCGGCGCGGCCTCGCTACCTGGTGAACGAGCCGGCCGTGGGGTATCTCTTGAAGGTGGACTGA
- a CDS encoding polyhydroxyalkanoic acid system family protein — protein sequence MLCLLADLRYFAKLLVPTISFTRPHCLSPRDARETAESIARRFEERLEVSWRWEGDALHLTADRGKARGASGSVLVGERFIDVSLHLPLHLRPMRAFLKAELARRLELLLGPAPGY from the coding sequence TTGCTTTGCCTTCTGGCGGATTTGCGCTATTTCGCCAAGCTCCTCGTGCCGACCATCAGCTTCACTCGACCCCACTGCCTGAGCCCGCGGGACGCGCGGGAGACGGCCGAGTCCATCGCGCGCCGCTTCGAGGAGCGCCTGGAGGTGTCGTGGCGCTGGGAGGGTGACGCGCTCCACCTCACCGCAGACCGCGGCAAGGCGCGGGGCGCGTCCGGGAGCGTGCTCGTCGGAGAACGCTTCATCGACGTGAGCCTGCACCTGCCGCTGCACCTCAGGCCGATGCGGGCTTTCTTGAAGGCCGAGTTGGCGCGCCGGCTCGAGCTGTTGCTGGGTCCCGCGCCGGGGTACTGA